The Triplophysa rosa linkage group LG3, Trosa_1v2, whole genome shotgun sequence genome has a segment encoding these proteins:
- the LOC130552122 gene encoding achaete-scute homolog 1b-like: MDTATQLTQGACTFGDADRCASITLQECAFASADASQTKLKVLKRQRSSSPELLRCKRRLTFNGLGYTIPQQQPVAVARRNERERNRVKQVNMGFQTLRQHVPNGAANKKMSKVETLRSAVEYIRALQQLLDEHDAISAAFQCGVPSPTLSKAYSAEPESPHSSYSSDDGSYEHLSSEDQELLNFTTWFDRY, from the coding sequence ATGGATACCGCAACGCAGCTGACGCAAGGTGCGTGCACCTTCGGAGACGCGGACCGGTGCGCGTCCATCACCCTGCAAGAGTGCGCGTTCGCGAGCGCAGACGCGAGTCAAACCAAGCTGAAGGTGCTGAAAAGACAGCGCTCCAGCTCGCCGGAGCTTTTGCGCTGCAAACGGAGACTCACGTTCAACGGGCTGGGATACACCATCCCGCAACAGCAGCCCGTGGCGGTTGCGCGACGCAACGAGCGCGAGAGAAACCGCGTCAAACAGGTCAACATGGGCTTCCAGACGTTGCGCCAGCACGTCCCCAACGGCGCGGCCAATAAGAAGATGAGCAAAGTGGAGACGCTCAGGTCGGCGGTGGAGTACATCCGTGCGTTACAGCAGCTGCTGGACGAACACGACGCGATCTCGGCCGCGTTTCAGTGCGGCGTTCCGTCGCCGACGCTCTCCAAAGCGTACTCCGCTGAGCCAGAATCACCTCACTCGTCTTACTCCTCGGATGATGGGAGTTACGAGCACCTGAGCTCTGAAGATCAAGAGCTACTGAACTTCACCACTTGGTTTGATCGgtactga
- the irf7 gene encoding interferon regulatory factor 7 — protein MSATWSSAVAKPQFGPWLIKQVESRQYEGLHMITCDTFRIPWKHNARRNLEDEDVKIFKEWAIVSGKIQVNPNNKAKWKTNFRCALEGQKMFQKIADNSKDQDDPHKVYCIIHPQGTQNAEPIQNDIFVPQIYADQVSQNMEQDLPNMLDTMDINQQHAEPQTWETLPSPQNGYFEPPVSGVQCLQNNRPPPVQPPYTTASQDSLPPVCTLEITINYRKTEVSKTVLNSQFVQFYYQCNPSEVRGHPIRFPSTENLIDHKQIDYTQRLLDSIQRGLQLEINQYGIYGFRQDMCNVFVCTSDPSEIQNPEPQKLRQNIREQLFSFEKYIRDLREFRENRRGSPDYTIYLCFGEKLPDGKPLQKKLIVVKVVPLICRELHARAQIEGASSLQNDNVSLQISHNSLYDLINSLGLPSMDI, from the exons ATGTCGGCAACGTGGAG CAGCGCGGTTGCTAAACCTCAATTTGGCCCGTGGCTTATAAAGCAGGTGGAAAGCAGACAGTATGAGGGGTTACACATGATCACCTGTGACACATTCAGGATCCCCTGGAAACACAACGCACGCAGAAACCTCGAAGACGAGGATGTGAAAATATTCAAG GAATGGGCTATAGTTAGCGGAAAAATCCAAGTGAACCCTAATAACAAAGCAAAATGGAAGACAAATTTCCGTTGTGCGCTCGAAGGCCAGAAAATGTTTCAGAAAATAGCAGACAACTCCAAAGACCAGGATGACCCCCACAAAGTCTATTGCATCATCCATCCACAAG GAACCCAGAATGCAGAGCCGATTCAAAACGATATATTTGTTCCTCAGATCTACGCTGATCAAGTGTCTCAGAACATGGAG CAGGACTTGCCCAACATGTTGGACACTATGGatataaatcaacaacatgcag AGCCCCAAACATGGGAGACCTTACCGAGCCCCCAAAATGGCTACTTTGAGCCCCCCGTCTCAGGTGTGCAGTGCTTACAGAATAACAGGCCTCCTCCCGTTCAACCACCATACACTACAG CGTCTCAAGACAGCCTTCCTCCTGTCTGCACCCTGGAGATCACAATTAACTACAGAAAAACCGAGGTCTCTAAAACTGTCCTGAATTCACAATTCGTACAATTTTACTACCAGTGCAACCCCTCCGAGGTGAGAGGACATCCCATACGCTTCCCATCCACCGAGAACCTCATCGACCACAAACAGATCGATTACACTCAACGGTTACTTGACAGCATTCAGAGAGGTCTGCAACTGGAAATTAACCAGTACGGCATTTACGGCTTCCGTCAGGACATGTGTAACGTCTTCGTCTGCACCAGCGACCCCTCTGAGATCCAAAACCCAGAACCCCAAAAACTGCGTCAGAACATCAGAGAGCAATTGTTCAGCTTCGAAAAGTATATCAGGG ATCTGAGGGAATTCAGAGAGAACAGAAGAGGGTCGCCAGATTACACCATCTACCTGTGCTTTGGGGAGAAACTTCCGGACGGAAAGCCACTGCAGAAGAAACTTATCGTGGTCaaa GTTGTGCCGCTGATATGCCGCGAACTTCACGCCAGAGCTCAGATCGAGGGAGCGTCGTCTCTTCAAAACGATAATGTCAGCCTGCAGATCTCCCACAACAGCCTTTATGACCTGATCAATTCTTTGGGTCTGCCTTCCATGGACATATGA